TGTCTTGTTGTAACAGGCTTATTTTTATAGGATTGCCATTTGAATATTTAACGGCATTCTCTATGATATTATACAATGCAATTTTAATTTCATTGCTATTTCCTTTTATCGAAAGTAGTTTGTCATTAGTGATTTCTATTGCAATTTGTATTTGAGCGTCTTTTAATTTGTGTACAGCAGGCAATTGGTCGTTAATATCCCATACCAATTCATCTACTCTAAAAACTTCATTAAGTTCGGTATTATCTCTAAGTCCAGAAAGCATCATAAGTGTATTTAGGGTATCTTCTATTTGATACACGTTTTCTAATACTTTTTCAGACATCTCTTTATACTCAACACTGGTTCTTTCCTTTTGAGCAAATACCTCTAGATTTCCTGATATGGCTGTTAAAGGTGTTTTAAATTCATGAGAAACATAATTTATAAAGTTTTTTTGAATCACAAATGTATCAGATAAACGCTTAAACAAATTATTGTAGGTTTCTATAAGTTCTTGAATTTCGTCTTTTGTATCTGGAGAAATAATTTGTCTATCTAATGATGAAGCTTCTATTTCGTTTACCTGATTTACGATATTCTTTATTGGACTATAAGCAAGGTTCGATAATTTTCGACTAACCAGATATATTATTATAAGCCCAATAATTAGAACTAGTACCATGATTATTAGTAATCGATTAGTAATCGTTTTAAATTCGACATCATTTTTTTTAACAAAAACCACAAAGTCTCCTTGGTTGTCATGGTAATAACTTCCAAAATAAAAATGATGTTTTGATTTAAAACTTAATTTTCTATATTTTCGGATATAGTCTAGTCTTTCGGGAGTTATATTTTTATCACTTTCTTTTTCGCCATAGACAATTTCGTTTTGCTTGTTATAAACACGAGTTACAATCTCTTGAGAGTTTTCTTTGAATTGTTGCCCAATGATTAAATGTTGATTTTCGGGTAATTCATCTTTCTCTAAATAGAATATTCCAGTAAGCAAACACGTTTTTTGAAGTTCATTGTACATTATCTTTTCTGAATAGCTGTAAAATGATAAGTAGGTTATAATCGAAGCAATTATAAATACAATGCTAAAAGTAAAGGATGATATTAATGTAAATCTGTTGCGTATTTTCATGGCTATTCTTTGATCATATATCCAGTTCCTTTTATAGTATGGATAAATTTATGGTTTTGTTCAATTTTGTTTCTTAAGTAAGAAATGTAAACATCGACTACATTGGTGTTGTTATCATAATTAATTCCCCAAACGGCATTTAAGATTTGAGTTCTAGACATGACTTTGTTTCTATTTTCAAGTAAAAACAATAGGAGTTTATACTCTCTTGGTGATAAATCAATAGGGGAGTTGTTCTCGGTAACTTTGTGTTCTTCGGGGTTTATGGTTAAGCTCCCGCAGGTATATAGTGTTTCGACTTTGTTATAATTAAATTTAGTCCTTCGGGTTAGTGCGTTAACTCTAGAAATTAATTCCTGAAAATGAAACGGCTTCACTAGATAATCATCGGCTCCAGAATCTAGAGCATTTACCTTATCATCAGTATTACTAAGTGCACTAAGCATTAATATTGGAGTGTGAATTTTTTTGAAACGCATTAGTTTCGTTAATTGAATGCCATCAATACCAGGAAGCATAATATCCATTAGGATAATATCCCAAGTGTTTTCTTGAAGTAAGTCTCTGGCAATCTCACCAGTTTCGGCCAAATGCACTGTAAAATTGTTTTCTTCTAAACCTTTTACAATAAATTCGCTTATGCGTTTATCGTCCTCAATGAGTAAAACATTCATACTTAAAATCTAATGTTATAATAGTTGTTTTTAATAGTATTCTGATGAGGTGTTATTAGTAAACAGTACCTACAAAATTATACAAATTGTAATGATTGCTTAATAATGGTACACTGACGATGCGTATTCGCTAAGGCGAAAACACAGATATAAACGTTTTTTAAATTAAAAAAACTGTTTATAAAGATTCTCAAAAATACTACTTAATTGTGGGAATGTACTATTAATATTTAAGGTTATAATCACGATGAGTTTTTTTTAATATTTTGTTGTGAAAGACATTTATTGAAAAATTAATATCAATTCGTAAATTAGCGGCGATATAAATACATTCGAATGACAGTACTTACATTTACTTTAATTATGCTTTTTGGTGCTTTTTTAGCCGGTTTCATAGGTTCATTATCAGGTTTAGGAGGCGGAATAATCATTATACCTTTATTAACCGTTGTTCTAGGAGTTGATATTCATTATGCAATTGGAGCAGCCTTAGTATCAGTTATTGCGACTTCATCAGGCTCAGCTGCAGCATATGTAAAAGAAGGAATTACCAATATGCGTTTGGGAATTTTTCTTGAGATAGCCACTACTATCGGCGCTGTTGGTGGGGCATTACTTTCTACAATTGCACCAACGTCTTTTATAGCTGTTTTATTCGGACTCACATTAATTTTTTCAGCTATTAATTCATTACGAAAAAAAGAAGAACATATTGTTTTAGAGTCAAGTCCATTGGCCAAAAAACTTAAATTGGAAGGAACTTATCCTACTCATGATGGTGAAGTAGTGAGTTATGGAACAAAAAATGTTGTAGGTGGTTTTAGTATGATGGGAGTTGCAGGAATGATGTCTGGATTACTAGGAATAGGTTCTGGAGCTTTTAAAGTAATTGCAATGGATAATATCATGCGAATTCCGTTTAAGGTTTCTACCACAACTAGTAATTTTATGATGGGAGTTACAGCAATGGCAAGTTCTGTAATTTATATTCAGAAAGGATATATCGAGCCAGGAATATGTATGCCCGTAGTTATTGGTGTTTTATTTGGTGCGATGGCAGGAGCAAAATTATTAGTTAAAACAAATCCTAAAAAGCTTCGAATCTTTTTTGCCTGTCTTATTTTTGTACTTGCAATCAACATGATTTATAATGGACTTAATGGAAAAATCTAAGAATATGACACACGAAAAATTTGGAGAAAAAGATTTTCAATCTATTATAGGGAATTTATTGCGCTACGGAGTATGGATTTCATTATCTGTAGCTTTCATTGGCGGAATTATTTATTTGATGAATCATGGTGGCGATATCGAAGATTATTCGGTATTTAAAGAAAACGATAGAAACATATTCGAAGTAATAACAGCTATTTGTAACGGAGTTATTAAAGGAAATGGGGAATCAATCATATTTTTTGGTGTGATATTACTGTTTCTTACACCTGTATTACGTGTAATATTGTCGTTGTTTTCTTTTTTACTAGAGAAAGATTATATGTATGTAGTAATTACTCTAATTGTAATTTTTATTATTCTGGTAAGTGTTTCATTAGGTTTTTCTCATTGATGAGATAAACCTAATGAAAAAAGATCTTGAGTCTATTTTGTAACTTGAAATAAGAGTGTCCTAATCAACTTTTATCATTACACTTCCTGAAAGTAAATCGTGTATTGCGCGATTTTTTGAGTTCATTAGTATGCCAATAAATGAAATCCAGCCCAAAATAATCTTAAAAAAATACCTGATTGTTGATTGAAATATATTCAGACGCTTTGAAGTATCTGATATTTTTCTGACTCTGATTCTATTTTTATGATTTCCTATTGTGGCGCCAAATGCTGTGCAGATTGGCTCATACATGAGCAATGATGCAAACAATATAATTTTAACCCAATTAGGCACATTACTAAAATTAGTAAGTATATCAGTAAAAAGATACATACAAGCTATAAGTAATAGGGTATCTATAAATGTAGATTTAGTTCTCTCTAGGATAGTAGGGTACTTTTCGGCCATGTATTAATTTCAGTTAGCTAAATTCTTTGAGTTTACATTTATTATTAAATACTATTTAATTTGCTTCGACCAAAGCAGGTTCCAGTTGAATTTTTTATTGAATGTTATCAGCTTCAATTAATAATGGCTCAATTTTAGAATAGTCTTTGATGACTTTTATAGTTACTAAGGCTAGTGGAATTTCAATAATCTTATCAATAATATTCAGAATTGTACTTGTCGTTAATTGATCTACAGATGTAGCATCAGCAGTATATCTATAGATGACTTGCCCCAAGATGTTGTTAACAATCCAAAGTGTCCACCATAGAGTCAATGCTTTAGTTGTAAAATTTGCATCAATTTTTATTCCTTTTTTTGATAAGTAAAAATCGGTAACATTATATAGTTCTTTCATTATTTGTAATGGTCTGTATAGACACATAATTGGAACAAACCAAGATCCAGCAGCCCATCCTTCTCCATGCGACAAATTTTCAACTCTTAGATGAAGATTATAATAAGCTCGTCTGAACCATTGTATAAAAGTAACTCCTGATATAAAGAAAAAAATCACGTAAATGATCGTAATTATTTGTTGCGTGCTGTCATTTGCATTTGCTTCATCTGGAGTTATAAAACCTCCATTAGCAACATTATGAAGTAAATTGTATTGTAAGAAGTTTGAAATTAATGCAACAACATTAATTGCTAAAACAATTGATACTAATAGAATTGCATTTTTTGCCCTTTGTCCGTTAGGTCTTAATTCGTCCATTATATTATTTTGGTTAGTGGTTTTTTAGTAATGCGAATATATTCTATTTTATACTATAAATCGTATTTAAATTTGGTAGAAATAAAATTTATTAATAGCATAATTTTTATTCAAAGCTAACTTTGCTAAAAGGAGGAATAAAAGAGATAATTATATTAACCCATTGGAGTACAAATCTCAATTAAAAAGCCATCAATATCTCTTATATAGGCAACAGTTTGTCCCCAAGGTTTTTGTTTTGCTTCTTGTAAAATAGTTGCTCCAGCTTTTTTTGCTTTTACAAGTACTTCATCTACATTGTCGGTTATAAAACCTAACTCGGAAGCAAAAGGTTTATTGGTTAAATCACTTTCGATAAAACCTTCTTTTAAGTTTGAATTTGCAAGTTCTTTTGATGCAAATGCAATTGTAGTTTCACCTGTAATAAGTTCTCCGTAATCGTTTTCGGGAGTTATGAATTTCCTTGTAAAGCCAAATGCATCTTCATAAAATGAAATTGATTTACTTACATCACTAACGTATAAGATTGTGTAGCCGAATTTTACCATTTGAATTTTATTAAATGTTTTAGAAAAATTATTACTCGAATTTTAATCAATATTTTAAACTAAAAAAAGCTTGGCGAAACAGAAATAATATGTTTTTAATTGTACGAAAATACAATTAAAAATAAACTCCTGTCTCACCAAACCTAAATTAATTATGCTTTATTTTGTAACAGTACTTGTCCATTCTGTACCGCTAATATCGGTAAGGGTTATAATATAGCTAGTGTTTTTTTGTAGTTGCTTATTTGTCAAATCAAAACTAAGAATTGCTTTTGCTCCAAGCGGAATTATCAAACTATGTCTACCAGGTTTTACTTTAGTAACATATTTGTTTGCTATAGCATCCTTTGGAAACTTAGCTAAATCTTCGCCTTTTAAATCGATAATGATTTTTCCTTGTTGGTCTTTTAATTGAATTCCGATTAAGAATGATCCATATACATCTACGCCTTCAGTACGATATATTTGAAATTGTAACGAATCATTTTTTATAGTTGCATCACTAATTTCTACTTTAGGCTTTACCGATTTGTTGTGTAATTTTCCAAATACACCACCATGGAAATACTGATTGGTAAATAAGGTAAGTGCCAATATCAGTAATGAACCTATTAGAACAATTGGTTTAAGATTAGGAATGTTTAACGGACCAGAACCTATCCATGAAAACCATTTTGTTTTAGTAAATGCATAGTTTTTATTCATGAAGTAATTGTCGAGTGAATAAGAACCGCTTCCGCTTAAGAATAGGGTAAATCCACAAGCAATACCCAATACACCAATTTGCCATTCATCTAAGCAAGTAGTCCCAATCCAACCAGAGCCTAATAAAATTCCCATAGCCAAACTAAATACTCCAAAACTCATCAATCGTGTAAAGAGCCCAAGCATAATGAGTAAACCTACAATAGCTTCGATGATGGTGAAACTGACCATAGACCACCACAGCGCTTCGGGATTAGTTACTAAGTATTCGATTATAGGTTTAATTCCTAATGCGTTCGGAAGGAAATGATTGAATTTTTCACCAATATATCCTGCCTCATCTTGAATTAATTTGTTTTCGAGAATAAGTCTTCTCCAAAAAGCCGAAAAGTATGTCCAACCAATAACCAGCCTAATAGAAAGCGTAAAAAGACCAGCCACAGTATAGGGCTGATTCATATGAATGTTTTTCATAAGTATATATTTTAATTTTTTAAACTACAGTAAATAAAATGCGACATGATGAACTATGCCAAGTTGGATTTTAATTGTTTATATAAAATATACAAAGGAGGTTTGTTTACAGCTAATACATTTACATTAATAGAAGTATTATGTAATGCAGTTGCTAATGAAATTTGATTCTGAGGAATAGAAACAGGTAAAACAACAATTTGTTTACTGAGTTTTGTAACACTATTTTCTAATTGATTAACGCTAGATTCTTGTACTTCGCAATAAGAAGTCCCAGTTTGTGCAGTTTGGTTCTTATTAAGCGTCTGAAAGTACTCAATATCGAATGCAGAAAATAAAGAACTCTTTACCGAACACGGAGCAAGTGCAAACACTACAGCAAGTAGTATCAGGACAAGTCGCATTTTTTGAGTATAAGTTCGTTTGTTTTTCATATTTTCCAAAGATAGACTATTGTTTTGCTTTTGTGTTATTGATTAGGAAAGAAATTTATTCAGTAGGCTCTTGCTTGAGCTATAGATTGATATAAGAAATAGATTTGTTCAATTGCCTCCTGCTTAAGCTAGGCATTGATAGTGGAAGACAATTATTCAATAGGCTCCTGCTTCAGCTGGAGTCTATAGATTGA
The nucleotide sequence above comes from Flavobacterium branchiarum. Encoded proteins:
- a CDS encoding sensor histidine kinase; amino-acid sequence: MKIRNRFTLISSFTFSIVFIIASIITYLSFYSYSEKIMYNELQKTCLLTGIFYLEKDELPENQHLIIGQQFKENSQEIVTRVYNKQNEIVYGEKESDKNITPERLDYIRKYRKLSFKSKHHFYFGSYYHDNQGDFVVFVKKNDVEFKTITNRLLIIMVLVLIIGLIIIYLVSRKLSNLAYSPIKNIVNQVNEIEASSLDRQIISPDTKDEIQELIETYNNLFKRLSDTFVIQKNFINYVSHEFKTPLTAISGNLEVFAQKERTSVEYKEMSEKVLENVYQIEDTLNTLMMLSGLRDNTELNEVFRVDELVWDINDQLPAVHKLKDAQIQIAIEITNDKLLSIKGNSNEIKIALYNIIENAVKYSNGNPIKISLLQQDNQLKIVIEDHGTGISENDLKFIKQTFYRGKNVNEIKGSGVGLSLANIIFKQNNIHFTIVSKKDEGTTVTLLFPAL
- a CDS encoding response regulator transcription factor, with protein sequence MNVLLIEDDKRISEFIVKGLEENNFTVHLAETGEIARDLLQENTWDIILMDIMLPGIDGIQLTKLMRFKKIHTPILMLSALSNTDDKVNALDSGADDYLVKPFHFQELISRVNALTRRTKFNYNKVETLYTCGSLTINPEEHKVTENNSPIDLSPREYKLLLFLLENRNKVMSRTQILNAVWGINYDNNTNVVDVYISYLRNKIEQNHKFIHTIKGTGYMIKE
- a CDS encoding sulfite exporter TauE/SafE family protein, with the protein product MTVLTFTLIMLFGAFLAGFIGSLSGLGGGIIIIPLLTVVLGVDIHYAIGAALVSVIATSSGSAAAYVKEGITNMRLGIFLEIATTIGAVGGALLSTIAPTSFIAVLFGLTLIFSAINSLRKKEEHIVLESSPLAKKLKLEGTYPTHDGEVVSYGTKNVVGGFSMMGVAGMMSGLLGIGSGAFKVIAMDNIMRIPFKVSTTTSNFMMGVTAMASSVIYIQKGYIEPGICMPVVIGVLFGAMAGAKLLVKTNPKKLRIFFACLIFVLAINMIYNGLNGKI
- a CDS encoding DUF1634 domain-containing protein gives rise to the protein MTHEKFGEKDFQSIIGNLLRYGVWISLSVAFIGGIIYLMNHGGDIEDYSVFKENDRNIFEVITAICNGVIKGNGESIIFFGVILLFLTPVLRVILSLFSFLLEKDYMYVVITLIVIFIILVSVSLGFSH
- a CDS encoding RDD family protein, which encodes MAEKYPTILERTKSTFIDTLLLIACMYLFTDILTNFSNVPNWVKIILFASLLMYEPICTAFGATIGNHKNRIRVRKISDTSKRLNIFQSTIRYFFKIILGWISFIGILMNSKNRAIHDLLSGSVMIKVD
- a CDS encoding DUF4328 domain-containing protein; the encoded protein is MDELRPNGQRAKNAILLVSIVLAINVVALISNFLQYNLLHNVANGGFITPDEANANDSTQQIITIIYVIFFFISGVTFIQWFRRAYYNLHLRVENLSHGEGWAAGSWFVPIMCLYRPLQIMKELYNVTDFYLSKKGIKIDANFTTKALTLWWTLWIVNNILGQVIYRYTADATSVDQLTTSTILNIIDKIIEIPLALVTIKVIKDYSKIEPLLIEADNIQ
- a CDS encoding VOC family protein, which translates into the protein MVKFGYTILYVSDVSKSISFYEDAFGFTRKFITPENDYGELITGETTIAFASKELANSNLKEGFIESDLTNKPFASELGFITDNVDEVLVKAKKAGATILQEAKQKPWGQTVAYIRDIDGFLIEICTPMG
- a CDS encoding TQO small subunit DoxD, whose amino-acid sequence is MKNIHMNQPYTVAGLFTLSIRLVIGWTYFSAFWRRLILENKLIQDEAGYIGEKFNHFLPNALGIKPIIEYLVTNPEALWWSMVSFTIIEAIVGLLIMLGLFTRLMSFGVFSLAMGILLGSGWIGTTCLDEWQIGVLGIACGFTLFLSGSGSYSLDNYFMNKNYAFTKTKWFSWIGSGPLNIPNLKPIVLIGSLLILALTLFTNQYFHGGVFGKLHNKSVKPKVEISDATIKNDSLQFQIYRTEGVDVYGSFLIGIQLKDQQGKIIIDLKGEDLAKFPKDAIANKYVTKVKPGRHSLIIPLGAKAILSFDLTNKQLQKNTSYIITLTDISGTEWTSTVTK